CTACAGATGTATGCACATAGGGTCTTTTTGTTGCATGAACAACACCTTATGCAAACCTAAGTAGTGCAGTAGATCCTTGTTTGGTTACCTGCACAGGCCCATATGTAGGCTAGCACTATCCTCAAAGCAAGCTTAGCTTGCATCCCACAATTCGACCAAATTATGTGTATCCAACTATTCACCCTTCCTCCTCTGCCTTGCCGCCCAAGACACATTCTAGCCCTTTACACACGAAACCAATCACACGCATAACACTGTACAACTTCCTATCTAAGCCGAATAACAACAAATTGTATTACCTTGTCTATTTTAAGGGTATGCTTTATAGCCTTAATTAATACAATGCATACTAATGCAAGTaaccaaatcataccatattAGCTAGGGATCCAAATATGTATTGGTTAATAATTAGTTGGATAATATTTAGCTCCAACTAAAGGTTAGCCTTTGGCATGCACTGTTTGGATCTGCTAGTAACTAATAGTTAGTTGGCTAATAGTTCACAACTAATATTAACTAGCTAACTATTATATGGATGTTGTTTGGATCCTCTAGCTAAAAACTAGATGCGTAGATGGTTATGTCTCTAATGCCATTCCTTTTCAGTTTGCTATTGGGAAGACACATGGATAGAGGTCGGTGGAAGAACAAATGTGTCTTCTTGCAATGTACTCTAACCGGGACAGATGGAGTATTAGCTAGTTGGGATAACCAATGAGATATTATTCCatacattctaaattataagtcattttgtctTTTTTAAGATACATAGCTATCTTGGCATACCGTGTATCTAGATGTATAACAAAAACTATAcacttagaaaagccaaaatgacttataatttaggatgtaTGGAGTATTAATTATCATCTAGATGCTTAATAACAATTAGTTGAACTATTAATTAGTCTGGTTGAATTCAAACCGCTAATTTTTACTCCTGTTAGTAGGGATGACAACGGGTCGGGCAAGGTGAGGGTGGAGGAAAAACCCACCCTCGACGACGCCCATGATATTTGGCTACACCCGCCCTCAAAAATGATACCCACGAGTGCAATGCCACACCCCGCACCTGCGAGTCTTGGATCACCCGCGAGTGTGTTAATAAGAAGCTATAAAAATATAAATTTTGAGACAAAATAACACATAATTTAAATTATCAGTGTACTGTAGGGACCCCATGGTTTTTGTCGTAAAAAATGAATCGAAAGTTCACAACAACTATGTAGACAACACAGTCCATACAAATCATCCTAAGTTTACGTAGACTTGAGTCATACATTAGTTCTAGATCTCTAATTGGAGGGGGAAATAGGAAAACATATGTTTCGGGCCCCGTAGGTGAAACCTGCACCCGTACCCGCACCCGACCTATTAGGGCAGTCAGAACCTAGAAACTATGAGATATTTTTTGTACTTACCAAGTCGTGTAGACATTACACGTAGAAACTTTATTTCTAGTAGATGATTTCTTTAAAATAATTTTTGTCCAACCATATATCTTCTCTTTCCTCTCATTTATCTATCACATCTCTTGATATCTTGATTGTAGACATAGCTTTTGGTCTTATATGAGACTGTGCTTAGCTAGTGGATCCAACAGGCCCTTAGTCAATCCATCTTGAGGGCACAACTAATGTATACAGGTGAAAGTAGTCTATATAGGTACGTCCCACGTAATGGTCCTTATTAGTTGTTCATGTACCCCCACAATGTTACGGTCCAGATGAACTTTACAAGTGAGCTAGCTAAAAATAAAAGAAGCAACTCAGCCATTCTTCTCTCTTGCCCCGATGCCTCCCTTCTTTTTCCACGTCTGCCGTGCATACAATGCGGTCGTCCCcatctcttgtgtcttgtgtgtCTACACCTCTCTCCATAGCTCCACCCAATCGAGTCTCAAGACCTTGGACTGACTTCTTTCCTTGCCAAATCGACCTCTACTGGATTGAGATCCTCCAGCGACAAGGACCTCCGAGGAGACATCTTCCAACGATAGTCACCTCCGACAAGAGGGCGAAGGATGGGAAGAGGTGCCTCGTTCCAGCACCCACCGACGGAAAGACATGCACATGGCTAGGTGGTTTCTGGTGGCTGCATTGTCGGCTCCGATGTCCTGCTCCTGCCACCGCTGCAATAGCGTAACACATAGTTGAATGGTTGTACGCTCGAAAGCTAGGAAGGGATGAGCGTTGGCGGGCTCCCTGCCATCCTCGCCGGCACAACCACTCAAGCGGACGCGTTGCTTCTGAAGCATCCTAGATTTAGAAGTGGAATTTTTGTTTTTGGTATGAGCGATTCAACATAAAGAAGGTCGGTTTTGATGGATAGAGTGTTGATTTGAGTGGGTGTGAGCTTGACTTGTTTGTGGTGGCAGCGGCTAGGCCTTACGGCGGTGATATCAGATGGTGAGCCGATGACGCACCTGCAACATCTCTTGGCGTCTACACAAGTGTCGCGAACACAATAATTAATGGACATAGTAAGCAGGTGAGATGTAGCCTCGAAGaggaaaaaaatatttatatgttGCTTGTGACCTGCCCATAGTGttattagtatctttggaagaaaTCTTTTCTATAAAAATCAATTTTGTAGACATTCATAGCCCGCTAACAACAGCTTTTACACACACTGCTGGTGCCCTCAACGGCGGCTTGGCGCTAGCTACCACGCCATGACGCCAGGGCTACACAAACTGACACCAAATCAAATCAACGCGGACACCCACGAGCGCCAGAGTCCAGAGTCCAGACCAAGGAATTCCGACAAGCGACAACCAATCCAGGGCCACGTCCCAGACCCATGATTCTCTGCTTGCCCGCATCATTGCTTCAGCGCCGCCGCCAACGCGGAAAACCGATGCGCAAAGGAAACCCTCAGAGCTGGTCGCCTCCCCTCGTTTCAAATTCGCCGAATCCCTGCGAACGGTCGCCGAAATTTCAAAATCCCACCTCCCAATGAGCGGGATCCTCCCCCGTTTCAAATTTCAAACCCACCCACTCCCACTCCTCACGAGCTCTCCCAGTATCTATACAACTATCCCATCCCCGTCCGTGCTGGGGCCTGCCTTTCGTCGAGCGCTGCGGATGGAATGGGACGGCGAGGTCGGCATGAACTCCGTCCCGGACGGCGTCGTGCAGCACATCCTGTCGATGCTCAGCAACGCCCGCGACGTGGCCGCCTGCGCCTGCGTCTGCCGCCGCTGGCGCGACTGCGTCCCCTACCTACCCGCGCTCTTCTTCCCGCGGAACGCCTTCGACGCGGCCGCCGCGGCAAGGGGCGCCGCGGACGACGTCATCGGCCGGATGGTGGCCTCCGTCGCGCGCCTCAGGGAGCTGGTCATCTACTGCCCCTTCTCCATGGCGCGCCTCCCGGCCTGGCTCGCCGCGCGGAGCGCCACGCTCCGGGTGCTCGAGCTGCGGATGGACGCCGCCGCCGACAAGGTCGCGGAGGGTGGGCACCTCGACTGCATCGGCCTGGCTTCGAACCTGGAGGTGCTCAGGCTCTGGGGAGTGTCTCTCACGGCCGCGCCCGCGTGGGGCCGGATGGAGCGGCTCCGCGTGCTGGAGGTTGTCGGTGCGCCGCTGCGGGATAGCGCCGTGAGGGACGCCATCGCCGCGTGCCCCAACCTCACCGATCTGTCTCTGCTTGGCTGCGACTGCTCCGGCACGGTGGCTATCGACCTTCAACTGCTCCAGCGGTGCCGGCTCGACATCCTCGGCGCCGGCAACTGCTCGCTGTTGCTCACCGCGCCTCGCCTGGAGTCGCTCGAGATCCAGGGCTTCACCTGGATCACTCTGTGTGGTGGCCACAGCCTCCGCCGCCTCTCAATTGCCAAGAGCACCGGTGAGCCAGACGCATCTCGAATCTTGGTCACTTTTTAGTCAATTTAGTATTGCCTTGACGTGATGAGAAATTTTGCGATGGGATGATGCAGGGAGGGTTCACAAGGTGGACACTGGGAATCTCCCAGATCTGGATCACCTCTCGCTGCGCGGTGTCCAGTGGGACTGGGCCGCAGTGAGCTCGGTGCTGCAGTGCGCTAGCGAGGTGAAGCATCTAGTGATGAAGATAGAGTTCTGTGGAGACTTGGACGCACTCCAGCCGTTCCCGGAAGTCGATTTGGTTGACTTCTTCGACAGCCACCCCAAGCTCCGCAAAGTTGAGATCCATGGTGCCATGTTCGCTGCCCTGTGTCAGAAAAATAGCCTGAAAAATGTGAGTGGGCTGTTCGTTCCTATAGCCGCATTGAAATAGGGTTCCTAATTTGATTGGTATGCTAGACAGATCAATGTGCCATATAGCTAATTCGTTTGAATTGTGTATGCAGTTGAATTCAAGGTTCCTCATCCCTTGTTTGGAAGAGGTTCTGATCACTGTACGCTCCCCGCTCAATGCTGAACAGAAGCTGAACACTCTCGAGTCGCTTGTGAAGTACAGTGTGAAGCTGCGGACGATGGTCATCAGAATCTCACAGATGAAGAATTGCCATGAAGCTGCTGATGAGTTCTTTGAGGAGATATGTAAGTTCAAGTACATGAACTACAGGAAAGTGCGAATTGAATAAGTGGAGGTGCTGTTTTTATTCTTAAAGTTAATTTGATTGAGGACTCGATTTTTTATATCATTCCAGAATAATTTTACTGTCATTAGTGATGGAGGATCCATTTTCAACCTTTTGAGTGGTTTGTtaagtttctttttttttcatctaGTCTATATACTGAGTACTCGAGGGAGTTGTTGGAACAATTTCATTGAGTATTGTGCCTGCAAATTGTTGTTGTAACCGTCTTTGTTGCCATAGCAAACATTTCATCTATGAACAATTTCAACCATGAACATCAATGTCGCTTACTGTTCACTGTCTTTTTTTTAAAGGATGtttcttattattattatgaATTATGACACGTTGATTTACTTATTTAGATCTATACATTGGGCAACTGAGACACTTTATTCTGTGGCTGTTTATTTTGCACAGCATTTTGAGTGCTTGCGTGGTCAATGCGGATTGGGTTCTCATATATATTTTTGAAAGAGACACGTATTATAACTCCATGAATGAATTTAGAGCCCATATCTAACCAAAATTGCCCATCTTTGCCTTCTCTTATTTATGCATTTCTTAATAAAATATTCACATAGATACTCTATAAATTTTATTTACCTATTAGAGAATCTCCAAGAGGCACTCTACATGGGCACAAAATTTAGAAAACAAACCAAAAAAAAACATGCTCCAATAGACTCCATATTTTGCGCTCTTCAAAACCACCTTTTTCGCTTTCCACTTTTGGAGAGGCTACACGGGTCTCTAAATGCAATATATGGTAGTATTCACATGAATGTTTTCACGCAAGGAAAGTTATGATAAGTTGTTGGAGTATAGTGAACAAAAATCTGAGAGATTTACAAAGAGAATATTTATTGAATGGCTCTCCAAATAGAGATATAGAGATTAAAATTTGTAGGGCTCTTGAAGTTGCTCTTATACTCTATATGCCTTTCTATCCTCACTCATAATTTTTCTTATTTGCATGATTGCATCACACATTTATGTATGTTAGACATGTGTTTAGTTAATACCTTAGCTTGAGCTATGTTAGCTCTTATCACACCCCTTCTAGTGTGACCAATTTTGATCTTACCTACTGGAATTTGAAATGAATGTTTTCTCCTTCTCACGTATAGTTGATGCTCTAATGCTTTTTGTACCTTCTGTTCCAGACTTTCTAtcctaaacagggccttagatgCAGATCTAGGGGGTGTTGGTGGGTGGGGGCGGGGAGGGGGATCTATCTAAGTTATTTTTCGTAATGATGACAAAGATGAGCAATTTATATACACATTTTGGGGCTACTTTTTTGTTGCAAGTTAGCATGGGAGCATAATATATTGACCTTAGCGTTGCTCAGTGAACGATCTGACGTTTCATCACCGTAGTGCAGCGCGATTTCTAATTTTGTTGCACAAGTATATTTGCGAGTTGCAGTGTCACATGTGGAAAGCTTATAGCAAAAGGGTTGACTTGGGGCAGGTTTTACATCATCCTGCACCTGAATACTTTTGTTCTTGCAATAGGTTTTCTATCGCATTGCTTGCTTTGTCTGTGATGGGGTCTGTTGCCTTGCAAGTTGCAACATGAACATATTTTTTTCAACCTTTCGGATACCAGCTAGTAGTATTTTCATATTGAAACGAGCTGCAAGCAATAGAAGCAAGAAAGCGACAGAACTTATAAAAGAAATgaaagattcgagagagtgaatTGATTCAGTTCGTAAGCTGATGGTGTAAGCTTGCCTCACTTGAGACAAATTGGTCGAACAGATAAGAAAATTGTTTTAC
Above is a genomic segment from Miscanthus floridulus cultivar M001 chromosome 3, ASM1932011v1, whole genome shotgun sequence containing:
- the LOC136546354 gene encoding F-box protein At1g10780-like → MSGILPRFKFQTHPLPLLTSSPSIYTTIPSPSVLGPAFRRALRMEWDGEVGMNSVPDGVVQHILSMLSNARDVAACACVCRRWRDCVPYLPALFFPRNAFDAAAAARGAADDVIGRMVASVARLRELVIYCPFSMARLPAWLAARSATLRVLELRMDAAADKVAEGGHLDCIGLASNLEVLRLWGVSLTAAPAWGRMERLRVLEVVGAPLRDSAVRDAIAACPNLTDLSLLGCDCSGTVAIDLQLLQRCRLDILGAGNCSLLLTAPRLESLEIQGFTWITLCGGHSLRRLSIAKSTGRVHKVDTGNLPDLDHLSLRGVQWDWAAVSSVLQCASEVKHLVMKIEFCGDLDALQPFPEVDLVDFFDSHPKLRKVEIHGAMFAALCQKNSLKNLNSRFLIPCLEEVLITVRSPLNAEQKLNTLESLVKYSVKLRTMVIRISQMKNCHEAADEFFEEICKFKYMNYRKVRIE